TATGGCGGTTCAGCAGGGGGCCGTGCAGGTTGGGATGCAGGTGGCGGGGGATATTGCCGGGGCGCTTCAGGACAGCGCGCGCAAGAAGATGGACGACGCGAATGGCCGGTTGAAAGCGGCGCAGGAGTCTGGTGACACGGCGGCTGAACAGCAGGCGAGGGCGGACCTCCAGGCGGCGCAGTCTCAGTACGCACTGTGGGGTAACGAAGGTGCGGGACGGATCGGTGCGCATGCGATTGTGGCAGGGGTTGGTGCTGCGCTGGGCGGCGGGAATGTGTTGGGTGCGGTCGGAGGCACGATTGCCGGCGATATAGCCAGCAATGCAGTGACTGGGGCGCTGCCGGATACGCTTGGCACCAGTATCTTGTCGAACATTGCGGCGGGCGCTGCGGGCGCGACACTGGGTGGAGCGCTGGGCGGTACAGGTGGCGCGATGAGCGGCGCGAATGGGGCGCTGGGGGCGGATCTGTATAACCGGCAATTGCATCAGACCGAAATCGATGCGATCCGAGCAAAAGCGAAACAATTGGCCGATGCGGGTGTGACCAGTTACGACGACGCACTGCAACGTTTGTCCTCGCAGGCGCTGCGCGATGTAGATCTGCAATATGCAACTTCGCATCCTGGCGGCGATGTTCAGGCGCAGGCGTGGCTTGATCAGGTCAAGTCGTCGAATCCCGCCGGCTACGGCAACATGCCGCTATTCCAGGCGACGAGAGATCAATACCAGAATTCGGGCTTGAACGCAGACACGAAGTCGTCGAATCCCGATATCTATACGGCGGCAAATCGTCCGCCGCTGCCGGGGACAATCAGCCCGACCGGGCCAACTTTATCTGCGCTGGTCACGGGGCCTGTGAAGGCAGCGGGGAACACTGTAATCAGTGTGTACAACGCGGCCCTTGGGGTTGCTTTGGGCTCGGAAGGTACAAGCTTGAGTTGGCCGCCGATTCCGATGTCGCCCGATGAGGCTGCAGCAGCGCAGGCGGTTGGGGCGATGGCGTTGCCGTTTGGTCTTCTCGGGAAAAGTGGTACGAGTGCGGAAGTTGTTGGCGCGCCCAAGACATACGCTGGCGGCGGAGCCACGCTGGTGGATGACGCTCAATTTTTGCTTGGCGAGCGTCAACTTCCGCGAGCGACTGGTGTTCTGAGTGGCGATGCTGAATTGCCCCCGCTCAATGCTCCGGCGGACCAGGTAAGATCGATAGCACGTCAGAATGAAGCCGCTGAAGTATTGGCAGACCACGGGCTGAATGTGGAACAATTGCCCAATACGGGGAAACCCGGCGCGAACCCAGACATCAAGATAAATGGGCAGGTCGCTGATATCTACTCGCCGACATCGGGTAACTTGCAGACTATACGAGATACCGTCACGACGAAGGTCAACACTCAAGCTTCCAACGTTGTGATTAACCTCGCAGATTCGCCATTGACCGACTCCCAAGTGGCTCAATATCTTCAGCGCAACCCCGTGGCAGGATTAACCAGTGTTACTCTGATTAAGAACGGCGTCGTCACTGTAATTGGAAAATAACTATGTCTTTCATGTTGATACTTGAGGCCGATTCGCACGCATCCGAGGGTGACGTGCGAGCAGCTCTATCTTGTTGCGGTGCTGGCGAGTCCGTCGAACGCGGTGTTGGGTTTGACGGCAACTTTCCTATTTCAAACATGTTTTTTTCTTACGCACCCGTCGAGGGTGAGGAAAGTAATATTCGCGCTGAGAACTTGGAAAACGTGGACTGGAAAGTAGGGTGCCGAGTCGTATTCGTTTTTGTCACCACGCATTCTCGCGAATGCAGTACACAGATCAATCGGTTCTTGGAGGCTTTTTGTAAATTAAGTGACGCTAGTTGGGTGCTTTCATTCCAGTACGAAGTTATATACGCTGTTCGGGACGAAAGAGGTATGCGACGCTTGGTCGATTTTTAACCACGCACTGTTAGCCGCGCTGGCTGTAGCGCGACGTGCACGTCTATGTGCCTCAGAATCTGGTCAAGGCAATGCGGTTGCTGATGGCGGCGGGCAACGTGAACGTGAGCGCCGCGACGGAAACACACGTCGACAATTCGCACGAGACGCACAGCCATAGCGGCGTGGCGAGCCATATGAGCGCGGCCAACGAGGCCGATCAGACGGCCACGAAAGCGATCAGCAGCATGATTTCGCCGGATGGCGTCACGGTTGTCAGCGGTAAGGACATTACCGTCGTCGGTAGCAATGCGGTGGGCTCGAAATCGGTTTCGCTGGCCGCGAAGGGCAACGTCAACATTCCGGACGCGACCGAAACGTATCAGGACGATGAGTTCCACGACATCAAGCATTTACGACGGTACTCGACGATGTCGGAGGAACTGTTTACCGCGAGTTGAGACGGCCCCTGGGATCTACGAAGTAGAGTATCAACTTCCCAATGCAAATAAGCCACTTTTGAAAGCTGTATTTGATTCCGCCGTGTATCAGAACATGCTTGACATGGTGAGAACTGCTATAAGCAAAGCAAATAGTTCAATACCAGATAACTGGAGATGTGGCACAGAAGGTTGTCGTCAACGGCGTAAAGTTATTGATTCAGTTAAGAATTAAAAACGGCCAGCCGTATGCTCCATACAGTGTATCCAACTGGAGTAGTGAAATGAAATGGGGAAATTTAGACAATATTGAACCATCCGAAAGACTCTTGTATTGGGCTCTGATTTTTGTGTTAGGTCCGTACTTTGACGAACCTATTGATCATTGGCTCAAGAAAATCTTAAAGAGAGGTGGGGGGGTAGGCGGTGACCCAGGATGGGAAATAGAACAAGTTGATGGATCTGCTGGGGAGGAGTGTTTTCGTGTATGGGCCGACCCGGACGTGAGTGGAATCGAACCGTCAGAGTGGGAGTACAGTGGGGATGTGGTACGCCGGGCAGTTCGAGATTCGCTGCAGGCACTTTCTGCCGCTCACCCAGAAAAGTTGTCCGAAGTTAACCGTGTAATTTCTAAATACGGCTTATAAATCTAAAACGGTGCGACCAATCGCGATACGCAGATCAGCGCGACGGACAAGCTGACGGTGACGAGCGGACGCGACACGAATGTGCGCGGCGCGGAGGTGTCGGGCAATACGGTGGTGGTGAATGTCGGGCGCGATCTGAATATCGCGAGCCAGCAGGACACCAACACGTACGACAGCAAGCAGACGAGCGGCGGGTTCCAGGTGAGCCTGTGCATTCCGCCGATCTGCTACGGGACGACGGCACAGGGTTCGGCGAGCTTCAGCGATCAGACGATCAAGGACCGCTTCCAGTCGGTGAATCAGCAGAGCGGATTCTTTGCGGGCGATGGCGGGTACAACATCAACGTCGGCAACCATACGCAGCTCGATGGCGGTGCGATTGCGAGCACGGCGACGGCGGACAAGAACTCGCTGTCGACGCAGACGCTGGGTTTTAGCAACCTCGAGAACCATGCGGAGTATTCGGGTTCGACGATCGGGTTCAGCGCGAGCGGCAGTGTCGGGCAGAGCACGAAGGATGCGGTGAATCTGAATACGCCGGTGAAGCAGTCGGCGAATAACACGTCCAGTTCGCAGAACTCGCAGGGACTCGGGCCGAGTGGCTTCGGGATGGCGGGGACGAGCGACAGCGCGTCGGGTACGACGTACGCGGCGGTGAGTCCGGGGACGATTACCGTGCGCGGTGATGCGGGGACGGGTCATGACAGCACGGCTGGGTTGAGCCGCGATACGGCGAACGCGAATGGCTCGGTGCAGAACACGTTCGATGCGCGCAAGGTCGGCGATGATATGGCGGTTCAGCAGGGGGCCGTGCAGGTTGGGATGCAGGTGGCGGGGGATATTGCCGGGGCGCTTCAGGACAGCGCGCGCAAGAAAATGGACGACGCGAATGGCCGGTTGAAAGCGGCGCAGGAGTCTGGTGATACGGCGGCTGAACAGCAGGCGAAGGCGGACCTCCAGGCGGCGCAGTCTCAGTACGCGCTATGGGGCAACGAAGGCGCGGGACGGATCGGCACGCATGCGATTGTGGCAGGGGTTGGTGCTGCGCTGGGCGGCGGGAATGTGTTGGGTGCGGCTGGAGGGACGATTGCCGGCGATATAGCCAGCAATGCAGTGACTGGGGCGCTGCCGGATACGCTTGGCACCAGTATCTTGTCGAACATTGCGGCGGGCGCTGCGGGCGCGACACTGGGTGGAGCGCTGGGCGGTACAGGTGGCGCGATGAGCGGCGCGAATGGGGCGCTGGGGGCGGATCTGTATAACCGGCAATTGCATCCTGGCGAAAAGAAGAAGCTGGCGGATCTGCAACAAGGAAAGTCGCCCGAAGAGCAGCAACGTCTGGCGGATGCAGCGTGCTATCTGGTGCAATGCGCGTCGCAGATGTCGGACATGAATCCGGACAAGGCCGGGGAAATGGCCTCGCAGCAACGAGGGGCGGGTTATACGAGCGAGCAGAACGATCTGAAGCATGCAGGCGGATTTGTGTACACGCTGACGGATCTGGCAAGCGATGACTGGTTGCGCAGCGGCGATCGGGGCGTGCAGGAGATCAAATCGGCGGCCCGAGGCGCGGTGAATCTCGCGAATGGTGTACTGGACAAGATCATCGCGAATGGTGGGCAGGGCGCCCCTGCCGATGCCGATCCGTTGACGACCGCGATGAACGGCGGCAAGCCGCCGAGTGGGTCGGCGGGGGCGGTGGTGACGCCGCCAATGATGGCGTGCCCACCTAGCGCAGCCTGTATCATCACACCGCCGATTGTGTCGCCGGGATCGGCGGGGTATGTGCCGAGTAACGCTACGATCAGTAGTGGGAACGGCGATAACGAGGCAGGAGGCAATGGTTCAGGTGACGTCAATCTGGCGTCGCCCGATCGAACGAGCCATATATTGACCGGGGACTCAACGGGCGGAGGTCACCAATGGCCAGGTGGTCCCGGTAAGTCAGTGTTTCCGGAAAACTGGTCGGCCTCGAAAATTATGAACACCGTTTCCGATATCGCTACAGACCCGTCCATTCCTGAGACAGTTCAAGCCAGTGGCAGAATAGTTAAGAATGGCTCTCGCGATGGCATCGACATTCGTGTAGTTATCGAGCCGGCGAGTAAGGGTGGCGGAATCGTTACGGCGTTTCCGACAAATGTTCCTAGAAATCCGAAATGACGATGCAACAAGAACCTTTTGACGAGATTGAACGATTGATGCGTGAATCTCTCGTGCAAGTTGAGAGAGAAATCTCTGAGCAAGATCGCAACGATGTGGCTGAATATATTGAATTCGGCGAGTATGGTGTGGCTTATGAGTTGCTGACTTGCGTTCTTGACAAGCAGCAGATCGTCTACCCGGAACCGCTAAATGTCGCGGGGAAGATGATGGGTATGAGTACCTGACGTAACAAACAGCGAATCCGGCCGCAGCCGGGTTTGCTGTTCGTGGCGTGTTTCAATCCGGCGTGATGACGAGCCTGCCGTGCTCGACCTGGACTCTTACGCGC
The sequence above is a segment of the Paraburkholderia sp. D15 genome. Coding sequences within it:
- a CDS encoding hemagglutinin repeat-containing protein, producing MPQNLVKAMRLLMAAGNVNVSAATETHVDNSHETHSHSGVASHMSAANEADQTATKAISSMISPDGVTVVSGKDITVVGSNAVGSKSVSLAAKGNVNIPDATETYQDDEFHDIKHLRRYSTMSEELFTAS
- a CDS encoding hemagglutinin repeat-containing protein, with the translated sequence MTSGRDTNVRGAEVSGNTVVVNVGRDLNIASQQDTNTYDSKQTSGGFQVSLCIPPICYGTTAQGSASFSDQTIKDRFQSVNQQSGFFAGDGGYNINVGNHTQLDGGAIASTATADKNSLSTQTLGFSNLENHAEYSGSTIGFSASGSVGQSTKDAVNLNTPVKQSANNTSSSQNSQGLGPSGFGMAGTSDSASGTTYAAVSPGTITVRGDAGTGHDSTAGLSRDTANANGSVQNTFDARKVGDDMAVQQGAVQVGMQVAGDIAGALQDSARKKMDDANGRLKAAQESGDTAAEQQAKADLQAAQSQYALWGNEGAGRIGTHAIVAGVGAALGGGNVLGAAGGTIAGDIASNAVTGALPDTLGTSILSNIAAGAAGATLGGALGGTGGAMSGANGALGADLYNRQLHPGEKKKLADLQQGKSPEEQQRLADAACYLVQCASQMSDMNPDKAGEMASQQRGAGYTSEQNDLKHAGGFVYTLTDLASDDWLRSGDRGVQEIKSAARGAVNLANGVLDKIIANGGQGAPADADPLTTAMNGGKPPSGSAGAVVTPPMMACPPSAACIITPPIVSPGSAGYVPSNATISSGNGDNEAGGNGSGDVNLASPDRTSHILTGDSTGGGHQWPGGPGKSVFPENWSASKIMNTVSDIATDPSIPETVQASGRIVKNGSRDGIDIRVVIEPASKGGGIVTAFPTNVPRNPK